A region of Streptomyces cinnamoneus DNA encodes the following proteins:
- a CDS encoding N-acyl-D-amino-acid deacylase family protein: MLDHLIRRATVVDGTGGPSYVADVGIRDGRIAVIDRIPGGVKAGGRLGERARTEEDAAGLVLAPGFVDPHTHYDAQLFWDPCASPSMSHGVTTIVGGNCGFTLAPLNPGRPADADYTRRMMSKVEGMSLAALEEGAPWNWSSFGDYLDALEGRVAVNAGFMVGHCALRRYVMGPDAVGGTPDEEQLRRMLGLLHDAMDAGAWGLSTTRSDTHSDGDGRPVASRHARPGELLALARAVGEHEGTQLEAIVAGCLDRFTEEESELLVRMTVAAGRPLNWNVLTIESAAPERVPHQLATSERARAAGGRIVALTMPVLAPMNMSLGSFCALNLIPGWGDVLGLPVPERVARLRDPAVRTALLSAAASPQAAAFHRLTDFGRYVIGDTYTKENDGLTGREVRDIAAERGTDPFATLVEICATDDLRTVLWPTPTDDDPASWELRRRAWDHEDVLLGGSDAGAHLDRMCGAPYTTRFLGDCLRGRALVPLERAVRMLTDEPARLFGLHDRGRIAEGWCADLVLFDPERVDAGPATLVRDLPGDGARLDSRAVGVVSVRVNGVETVRHDVTTGALPGRVLRSGRDTATVGTGGTGWVAREISE; encoded by the coding sequence GTGCTGGACCACCTCATCCGCCGCGCCACGGTCGTCGACGGGACGGGAGGGCCCTCGTACGTCGCCGATGTCGGGATACGGGACGGCCGGATAGCCGTGATCGACCGGATCCCCGGCGGTGTGAAGGCGGGCGGCCGGCTGGGGGAGCGGGCGCGCACCGAGGAGGATGCGGCCGGGCTCGTCCTCGCCCCCGGTTTCGTCGACCCGCACACCCACTACGACGCCCAGCTCTTCTGGGACCCCTGCGCGAGCCCGTCGATGAGCCACGGCGTCACGACCATCGTCGGCGGCAACTGCGGCTTCACCCTCGCCCCCCTCAACCCCGGGCGGCCAGCCGACGCCGACTACACGCGCCGCATGATGAGCAAGGTCGAGGGCATGTCCCTGGCCGCCCTGGAGGAGGGCGCGCCCTGGAACTGGTCGTCCTTCGGCGACTACCTGGACGCGCTGGAGGGCCGCGTCGCCGTCAACGCCGGCTTCATGGTGGGCCACTGCGCGCTGCGGCGGTACGTGATGGGCCCGGACGCCGTCGGGGGCACGCCCGACGAGGAGCAGCTGCGGCGGATGCTGGGACTCCTGCACGACGCGATGGACGCCGGCGCCTGGGGCCTGTCCACGACCAGGTCGGACACCCACTCCGACGGCGACGGCAGGCCCGTGGCCTCCCGGCACGCCCGGCCCGGCGAGCTGCTCGCCCTCGCCCGCGCGGTGGGCGAGCACGAGGGCACGCAACTGGAGGCCATCGTGGCCGGATGCCTGGACCGGTTCACCGAGGAGGAGAGCGAACTCCTGGTCCGGATGACCGTGGCCGCCGGGCGCCCCCTCAACTGGAACGTCCTCACCATCGAGTCGGCGGCCCCCGAGCGCGTACCGCACCAGCTCGCCACGAGCGAGCGCGCCCGCGCGGCGGGCGGCCGGATCGTCGCCCTGACCATGCCGGTCCTCGCCCCCATGAACATGTCGCTGGGCAGCTTCTGCGCCCTCAACCTCATTCCCGGCTGGGGGGACGTCCTCGGACTGCCCGTCCCGGAGCGCGTCGCCCGGCTGCGCGACCCCGCCGTGCGCACCGCGCTGCTGAGCGCGGCGGCGAGCCCGCAGGCCGCGGCCTTCCACCGGCTGACGGACTTCGGCCGTTACGTCATCGGCGACACGTACACCAAGGAGAACGACGGACTCACCGGCCGGGAGGTCCGCGACATCGCCGCCGAGCGCGGCACGGACCCCTTCGCGACACTGGTCGAGATCTGCGCCACCGACGACCTGCGCACGGTGCTGTGGCCGACGCCCACCGACGACGACCCCGCCAGCTGGGAGCTGCGCCGCCGCGCCTGGGACCACGAGGACGTGCTGCTGGGCGGCTCGGACGCGGGGGCGCACCTGGACCGGATGTGCGGCGCGCCCTACACCACACGTTTCCTGGGCGACTGCCTACGCGGACGCGCCCTGGTGCCCCTGGAGCGGGCGGTGCGGATGCTGACGGACGAGCCGGCCCGGCTGTTCGGGCTGCACGACCGGGGCCGCATCGCCGAGGGCTGGTGCGCCGACCTGGTGCTCTTCGACCCGGAGCGGGTCGACGCCGGGCCGGCGACGCTGGTGCGCGACCTGCCGGGGGACGGGGCGCGCCTGGACTCTCGGGCGGTGGGGGTGGTGAGCGTACGGGTCAACGGCGTGGAGACGGTCCGCCACGACGTGACGACGGGGGCGCTGCCGGGGCGGGTGCTGCGGTCGGGGCGCGACACCGCGACGGTGGGGACGGGCGGGACGGGGTGGGTGGCACGGGAGATCTCCGAATAG
- a CDS encoding Zn-ribbon domain-containing OB-fold protein, with protein MSPMMRGTTDNGLLLPVPDADGEPFWTYAARGELRIQSCADCGGLRFPPRPCCPRCQSFATEWRLMSGRGHIWSYVRPHPPLLPGYAEQAPYNVVLVQLADAPGIRLVGNPVSAPDAALDSVDPALLRVGAPVRAVFAEIAPGVTVPRWLLERP; from the coding sequence ATGTCCCCCATGATGAGGGGCACCACTGACAACGGCCTCCTGCTGCCGGTCCCGGACGCCGACGGGGAGCCGTTCTGGACCTACGCCGCCCGGGGTGAGCTGCGTATTCAGTCCTGCGCCGACTGCGGAGGGCTGCGTTTCCCACCCCGACCCTGCTGCCCGCGCTGCCAGTCCTTCGCCACGGAATGGCGTCTGATGTCGGGGCGCGGCCACATCTGGTCGTACGTCCGGCCCCACCCGCCCCTCCTGCCCGGTTACGCCGAGCAGGCCCCGTACAACGTCGTCCTCGTCCAGCTCGCGGACGCCCCGGGCATCCGCCTCGTCGGCAATCCGGTCAGCGCCCCCGACGCGGCGCTGGACTCGGTCGACCCGGCCCTGCTGCGCGTCGGCGCACCGGTCCGGGCCGTCTTCGCGGAGATCGCGCCCGGCGTCACCGTGCCCCGCTGGCTGCTGGAGCGGCCGTGA
- a CDS encoding AfsR/SARP family transcriptional regulator codes for MAGDTGHGQQLRFTVLGPVRAWRGDEPLHTGSPQQRALLAALLLRGGRTATAPELVDALWGEEPPHAALAALRTYASRLRKAFGPDADALVSESGGYAIRVGYGGLDIDTAERLAAEADKARGAGDRARARELMNEALDLWDGEPLAGLSGPYADTQRARLEEWRLSILETRLDLDLEVGCHAEAVSELTALTAAHPLRERLRELLMLALYRSGRQAEALAVYADTRRLLADELGVDPCSELSELQQRILNADIALNVHPAAADRPAAGPTFIRPAQLPATVSDFTGRTAFVSELSEQLATAEGRVMAVSAVAGIGGVGKTTLAVHVAHAARHQFPDGQLYVDLQGTGPVVAEPEAVLGSFLRALGVPDSAIPDGVEERSALFRSTLDGRRVLALLDNARDAAQVRPLLPGNEGCAALVTSRARMVGLAGAHLVDLDVMSPEEALVLFTRIVGPERVDSERDAAMDVVAACGFLPLAIRIAASRLAARRTWTVSVLARKLGDERRRLDELRAGDLAVKATFELGYGQLEPAQARAFRLLGLADGPDISLAAAAAVLDLDLDATEELLESLVDTSLLESAAPGRYRYHDLLRLYARSCAERDELPPSEREAALSRLLDFYLATAAGVYVLERPGDQLLTHLTPTTHPGLTFTDRGAAGDWLFAEAGCLLACVRQHSGASGDTTRRAVDLLLAAKDLAESGADSRQYEQAATALLASAQATGDTRAEGRARTVLAHVHSIAGRFAQADAQARQAVQLGRASEDPIPCCYAANNRGIIAIYEHRHEDAEAYIGQALAAFRADGNKPGEASALCNLSRAHLGAGRVQSAVRLTEQAIALYRETNVSWRLANALYAYAVALTSAGRHEEAMARLQEALPVFRDNRQRLWEGMTLFRMAELYLAVREPAKAAAHAEHALAQLRDTGGGWRRANILTVLGRSLDAFGQSGRAHACWTEALGIFEQLGSSEAAEVRELLTPVAAA; via the coding sequence ATGGCCGGCGACACAGGGCACGGGCAGCAGCTGCGCTTCACCGTGCTCGGGCCCGTCCGCGCCTGGCGCGGCGACGAACCGCTCCACACCGGATCGCCCCAGCAGCGGGCGCTGCTCGCCGCGCTGCTGCTGCGCGGCGGCCGCACCGCCACCGCGCCCGAACTCGTCGACGCCCTGTGGGGCGAGGAGCCCCCGCACGCGGCCCTCGCCGCGCTGCGCACGTACGCCTCCCGGCTCCGCAAGGCCTTCGGCCCCGACGCCGACGCCCTGGTCAGCGAGTCCGGCGGCTATGCGATACGGGTCGGGTACGGCGGCCTCGACATCGACACCGCCGAGCGGCTGGCCGCCGAGGCCGACAAGGCCCGTGGCGCCGGCGACCGGGCCCGCGCCCGCGAGCTGATGAACGAGGCCCTGGACCTGTGGGACGGCGAACCGCTCGCCGGCCTGTCCGGCCCGTACGCCGACACCCAGCGGGCCCGCCTGGAGGAGTGGCGGCTGAGCATCCTGGAGACCCGGCTCGACCTCGACCTGGAGGTCGGCTGCCACGCCGAGGCGGTCTCCGAGCTCACCGCCCTCACCGCCGCCCACCCGCTGCGCGAGAGGCTGCGCGAGCTGCTGATGCTCGCCCTCTACCGCAGCGGCCGGCAGGCCGAGGCCCTCGCCGTCTACGCCGACACCCGGCGGCTCCTCGCCGACGAGCTCGGCGTGGACCCCTGCTCCGAGCTGTCCGAGCTCCAGCAGCGCATCCTCAACGCCGACATCGCCCTGAACGTCCACCCGGCCGCCGCCGACCGGCCCGCCGCCGGGCCCACCTTCATCCGGCCCGCCCAGCTGCCGGCCACCGTCTCCGACTTCACCGGCCGCACCGCCTTCGTCAGCGAGCTCAGCGAGCAGCTCGCCACCGCCGAGGGCCGCGTCATGGCCGTGTCCGCCGTCGCGGGCATCGGGGGCGTCGGCAAGACCACCCTCGCCGTGCACGTCGCCCACGCCGCCCGGCACCAGTTCCCCGACGGCCAGCTCTACGTGGACCTCCAGGGCACCGGTCCCGTGGTCGCCGAGCCGGAGGCCGTGCTCGGGTCCTTCCTGCGGGCCCTCGGCGTCCCGGACTCCGCGATCCCGGACGGCGTGGAGGAGCGGTCCGCGCTCTTCCGCTCCACCCTCGACGGGCGGCGCGTCCTGGCCCTGCTCGACAACGCCCGCGACGCCGCCCAGGTCCGCCCCCTGCTGCCGGGCAACGAGGGCTGCGCCGCGCTCGTCACCAGCCGCGCCCGCATGGTCGGCCTCGCCGGCGCGCACCTGGTCGACCTGGACGTGATGAGCCCCGAAGAGGCGCTCGTGCTCTTCACCCGCATCGTCGGCCCCGAGCGGGTCGACTCCGAGCGCGACGCCGCCATGGACGTCGTCGCCGCCTGCGGCTTCCTGCCGCTGGCCATCCGCATCGCCGCCTCCCGGCTCGCCGCCCGGCGCACCTGGACCGTCTCCGTCCTCGCCCGCAAGCTCGGCGACGAACGCCGCCGCCTGGACGAACTGCGCGCCGGCGACCTCGCCGTCAAGGCCACCTTCGAACTCGGCTACGGCCAGCTCGAACCCGCCCAGGCCCGCGCCTTCCGCCTGCTCGGCCTCGCCGACGGCCCCGACATCTCCCTCGCCGCCGCGGCCGCCGTCCTCGACCTGGACCTCGACGCCACCGAGGAGCTGCTGGAGTCGCTGGTCGACACCTCGCTCCTGGAATCCGCCGCGCCCGGCCGCTACCGCTACCACGACCTCCTGCGGCTCTACGCGCGTTCCTGCGCGGAGCGCGACGAGCTGCCGCCCTCGGAGCGCGAGGCCGCCCTGTCGCGGCTCCTCGACTTCTACCTCGCCACGGCCGCCGGCGTGTACGTGCTCGAGCGCCCCGGCGACCAGCTCCTCACCCACCTGACGCCCACCACCCACCCCGGCCTCACCTTCACCGACCGCGGCGCGGCCGGGGACTGGCTGTTCGCCGAGGCCGGCTGCCTCCTGGCCTGCGTGCGCCAGCACTCCGGCGCCAGCGGCGACACGACGCGCCGGGCTGTGGACCTGCTGCTCGCCGCCAAGGACCTGGCCGAGTCCGGCGCCGACTCCCGCCAGTACGAGCAGGCCGCCACCGCCCTGCTGGCCTCCGCCCAGGCGACGGGCGACACCCGGGCCGAGGGACGGGCCCGGACCGTGCTGGCCCACGTGCACAGTATCGCCGGCCGCTTCGCGCAGGCCGACGCCCAGGCCCGCCAGGCGGTCCAGCTGGGGCGGGCCAGCGAGGACCCGATCCCCTGCTGCTACGCCGCCAACAACCGCGGCATCATCGCCATCTACGAGCACCGCCACGAGGACGCCGAGGCCTACATCGGCCAGGCCCTCGCCGCCTTCCGCGCCGACGGCAACAAGCCCGGCGAGGCCAGCGCGCTGTGCAACCTCTCCCGGGCCCACCTGGGCGCCGGCCGGGTCCAGTCGGCGGTCCGCCTCACCGAGCAGGCCATCGCCCTCTACCGCGAGACCAACGTCTCCTGGCGGCTCGCCAACGCCCTCTACGCGTACGCGGTCGCCCTCACCAGCGCCGGGCGCCACGAGGAGGCCATGGCGCGTCTCCAGGAGGCCCTACCGGTCTTCCGGGACAACCGCCAACGGCTGTGGGAGGGCATGACGCTCTTCCGTATGGCCGAGCTGTACCTGGCCGTCCGTGAGCCCGCGAAGGCCGCGGCCCACGCCGAGCACGCGCTGGCGCAGCTGCGGGACACCGGCGGCGGGTGGCGCCGCGCCAACATCCTGACCGTCCTGGGGCGTTCCCTGGACGCCTTCGGCCAGTCGGGACGCGCCCACGCCTGCTGGACCGAGGCGCTGGGCATCTTCGAGCAACTGGGCTCCTCGGAGGCGGCCGAGGTGCGGGAGCTGCTGACGCCGGTGGCGGCGGCGTAG
- a CDS encoding amidohydrolase family protein, protein MASFPKIISVDDHVVEPSDVWRDRLPARLRDVGPRVVRAAVKEMTFVGGRFAPVMGAPGDDGPVADWWVYEDLCRPLTRLDTAVGCSRDEIRLEGITYERMRPGSYSVAERLADMDLNHVQSALCFPTFPRFCGQTFAEAADRELALLCVRAYNDWMVEEWCGPAAQGRLIPLGLVPLWDAGLAAAEVRRNAARGVRAVCFSEIPPHLGLPSVHGDDWDPFLRACEESGTVIAMHIGSSSRMPSTSADAPAAVGSALTFANCCFSLADWLMSGKFDRFPGLRVMYAEGQIGWIPYLLERADTVWEENRGWGGVADKVLRPPSEAFAEHVYGCFFDDAFGLRNLDAIGVGNVLYETDYPHSDSTWPKSRQVAEEQMAHLAPEVVERVVRGNAVELLGLTPEGLWAGGTGP, encoded by the coding sequence ATGGCGAGCTTCCCCAAGATAATCTCGGTGGACGATCACGTGGTCGAGCCCTCCGACGTCTGGCGGGACCGGTTACCGGCGCGATTGCGCGACGTCGGGCCGCGCGTCGTGCGGGCCGCCGTCAAGGAGATGACCTTCGTGGGCGGGCGCTTCGCGCCCGTCATGGGCGCCCCGGGGGACGACGGCCCGGTGGCGGACTGGTGGGTCTATGAGGATTTGTGCCGTCCGCTGACACGGCTGGATACCGCCGTCGGATGCTCCAGGGACGAGATCCGGCTGGAGGGGATCACCTACGAACGCATGCGGCCGGGTTCGTACAGCGTGGCGGAGCGACTGGCCGACATGGACCTGAACCACGTCCAGTCGGCGCTCTGCTTCCCCACCTTCCCGCGCTTCTGCGGGCAGACCTTCGCCGAGGCCGCCGACCGCGAGCTGGCGCTGCTGTGCGTGCGGGCCTACAACGACTGGATGGTCGAGGAGTGGTGCGGCCCCGCCGCGCAGGGGCGGCTGATCCCGCTCGGCCTGGTGCCGCTGTGGGACGCGGGGCTGGCCGCGGCGGAGGTGCGGCGCAACGCCGCGCGGGGCGTACGGGCCGTGTGCTTCTCCGAGATACCGCCCCACCTGGGCCTGCCGTCCGTCCACGGCGACGACTGGGACCCCTTTCTGCGGGCCTGTGAGGAGAGCGGGACCGTCATCGCCATGCACATCGGTTCGTCCTCGCGGATGCCGTCCACGTCGGCGGACGCGCCGGCCGCCGTCGGGTCCGCCCTCACCTTCGCCAACTGCTGCTTCTCGCTCGCCGACTGGCTGATGTCGGGCAAGTTCGACCGCTTCCCCGGCCTGCGCGTCATGTACGCGGAGGGGCAGATCGGCTGGATCCCGTACCTCCTGGAACGCGCCGACACGGTCTGGGAGGAGAACCGCGGCTGGGGCGGCGTCGCGGACAAGGTGCTGCGGCCGCCGTCGGAGGCGTTCGCGGAGCACGTCTACGGCTGCTTCTTCGACGACGCCTTCGGGCTGCGCAACCTCGACGCGATCGGCGTCGGGAACGTCCTCTACGAGACCGACTACCCGCACTCCGACTCCACCTGGCCCAAGTCCCGGCAGGTCGCAGAGGAGCAGATGGCGCACCTCGCTCCGGAGGTGGTGGAGCGGGTCGTGCGGGGCAACGCCGTCGAGCTGCTCGGGCTCACCCCCGAGGGGCTGTGGGCGGGCGGTACGGGCCCTTGA
- a CDS encoding lipid-transfer protein: MTATLKDTTAIVGIGQTPFARQLDPPEKTLACQAILAALDDAGIAPSEVDAFASYTMEETDEVEVAKAVGAGDVTFFSRIGYGGGGSCATVAHLAAAITTGQATVGVAWRSRKRGSGPRPWRDTRAQLPTPAQWTRPYGLLRPVDEIAMLARRYMHEYGATRDHFFNVALACRNRAAQNPAAIMHGRPLTREAYMSARWISEPLCLFDNCLETDGALACVVVAAERARDLRQRPVYVHSAAQGLPSQHHGMVNYWTDDPLAGPSWTAARQLWKAADFGPSDVHVAQIYDAFTTLIPLSLEGYGFCGRGEGAAFTEDGALELGGRLPLNTGGGGLSEAYVHGFNLINEGVRQLRGTSTAQVPGAATCLVTAGEGVPTSALLLRS; encoded by the coding sequence ATGACGGCAACGCTCAAGGACACCACTGCGATCGTCGGCATCGGCCAGACCCCCTTCGCCCGCCAACTCGACCCACCTGAAAAGACATTGGCCTGCCAGGCCATCCTCGCCGCGCTCGACGACGCCGGCATCGCCCCCTCCGAGGTCGACGCCTTCGCCTCCTACACCATGGAGGAGACCGACGAGGTCGAGGTCGCCAAGGCCGTCGGCGCGGGCGACGTGACCTTCTTCTCCCGCATCGGCTACGGCGGAGGCGGGTCCTGTGCGACCGTCGCCCACCTCGCCGCCGCCATCACCACAGGTCAGGCGACCGTGGGAGTGGCCTGGCGCTCACGCAAGCGCGGCTCGGGCCCCCGGCCCTGGCGCGACACCCGCGCCCAGCTGCCCACGCCGGCCCAGTGGACCCGTCCGTATGGACTCCTGCGCCCCGTCGACGAGATCGCGATGCTGGCTCGCCGCTACATGCACGAATACGGCGCCACCCGCGACCACTTCTTCAACGTCGCCCTGGCCTGCCGCAACCGCGCCGCCCAGAATCCCGCCGCGATCATGCACGGGCGACCGCTCACCCGTGAGGCGTACATGTCCGCCCGCTGGATCAGCGAGCCGCTGTGCCTCTTCGACAACTGCCTGGAGACGGACGGAGCCCTGGCGTGCGTCGTCGTCGCCGCCGAACGCGCCCGTGACCTGCGGCAACGCCCGGTCTACGTCCACTCCGCGGCCCAGGGCCTGCCGTCCCAGCACCACGGCATGGTCAACTACTGGACCGACGACCCGCTGGCGGGCCCCTCCTGGACCGCCGCCCGACAGCTGTGGAAAGCAGCCGACTTCGGTCCCTCGGACGTCCATGTCGCGCAGATCTACGACGCGTTCACCACGCTCATCCCGCTCTCCCTGGAGGGCTATGGATTCTGCGGGCGCGGCGAGGGCGCGGCCTTCACGGAGGACGGCGCGCTCGAACTCGGCGGCCGCCTCCCGCTCAACACCGGCGGCGGTGGTCTCAGCGAGGCTTACGTCCATGGCTTCAACCTCATCAACGAGGGCGTCAGACAACTCCGCGGCACGTCCACCGCGCAGGTGCCCGGCGCGGCGACCTGCCTGGTCACCGCGGGAGAGGGCGTCCCCACATCGGCACTGCTGCTGAGGAGTTGA
- a CDS encoding AMP-binding protein: protein MRGDLEFVSIPRLVRVAAERYAEHEAVVEGRTRITFRQLGERVERAAAGCVAAGVEPGDRVAVWAPNTLDWIVSALGAVTAGAVLVPVNTRFKGAETVRLLERTRARMLFVTGTFLGTSYVAALRNAAQGAGGPRAGTRRGDGPPATGAGPASASGRLPGPGPASAFGPPAGGGTEPASAALVAGAGPLAGLPHLRDVVVLADDAPADFRTWKEFLAAGDAVSGREVRARADAVGPGEPSDLLFTSGTTGEPKGAVITHAQTLRAFGVWSELAGLREGDRYLIVNPFFHTFGYKAGVIACLMRGATMVPQPVFTPEAVLAHVVAERISVLPGPPTLHQALLDHSGRAAYDLSSLRVVVTGAAVVPPRLVERLRSELGVATVLTAYGMSEASGLVTMCRRGDPPELVAGTSGRAVPDTEVKVVGADRVALPPGAPGEILVRGYQVMSGYFEDPEATKRAVDADGWLHTGDVGVLDADGNLRVTDRVKDMFVVGGFNAYPAEIERVLARHPGIAEVAVVGVADARLGEVGKAFAVRRGAVTAEELIAWARREMANYKVPREVEFVPELPRNASGKVLKRLLRERAASPAGGRRSDGHGQKRRS, encoded by the coding sequence ATGCGCGGTGATCTGGAATTCGTTTCGATACCCCGGCTCGTGCGCGTCGCCGCGGAGCGGTACGCCGAGCATGAGGCCGTGGTCGAGGGCCGGACCCGGATCACCTTCCGGCAGCTCGGGGAGCGCGTCGAGCGGGCCGCGGCCGGGTGCGTGGCCGCCGGGGTGGAGCCCGGGGACCGGGTGGCCGTCTGGGCCCCCAACACCCTCGACTGGATCGTCTCCGCGCTGGGCGCGGTCACCGCCGGTGCGGTGCTCGTGCCCGTCAACACCCGCTTCAAGGGGGCGGAGACGGTACGGCTGCTGGAGCGCACGCGGGCCCGGATGCTCTTCGTCACCGGCACGTTCCTGGGCACCTCGTACGTCGCGGCTCTGCGCAACGCGGCCCAGGGCGCCGGTGGCCCCCGGGCCGGGACGCGGCGGGGGGACGGGCCACCGGCGACCGGCGCCGGGCCGGCGTCTGCGTCCGGTCGGCTGCCCGGCCCGGGCCCGGCGTCCGCCTTCGGTCCGCCGGCCGGTGGCGGAACCGAGCCCGCTTCCGCCGCTCTGGTGGCCGGCGCCGGGCCGTTGGCGGGGTTGCCGCACCTGCGGGACGTCGTCGTCCTGGCCGACGACGCTCCCGCCGACTTCCGTACGTGGAAGGAGTTCCTCGCCGCCGGGGACGCGGTGTCCGGGAGGGAGGTGCGGGCGCGGGCCGACGCCGTCGGGCCGGGGGAGCCCTCGGACCTCCTCTTCACCTCGGGGACCACGGGCGAACCCAAAGGTGCCGTCATCACCCACGCCCAGACGCTGCGGGCCTTCGGCGTCTGGAGCGAACTGGCCGGACTGCGGGAAGGAGACCGCTATCTGATCGTCAACCCGTTCTTCCACACCTTCGGCTACAAGGCAGGCGTCATCGCGTGCCTGATGCGCGGAGCGACGATGGTTCCGCAGCCCGTCTTCACCCCGGAGGCCGTGCTGGCCCATGTGGTGGCCGAGCGCATATCCGTGCTGCCCGGTCCGCCCACCCTCCACCAGGCGCTGCTGGACCACTCGGGCCGGGCGGCCTACGACCTGTCGTCCCTGCGGGTCGTCGTGACGGGGGCGGCCGTGGTGCCGCCGCGGTTGGTCGAACGGCTGCGGAGCGAGCTGGGCGTCGCCACCGTGCTGACCGCCTACGGCATGAGCGAGGCCAGCGGTCTCGTCACCATGTGCCGGCGCGGCGATCCGCCGGAGCTGGTGGCCGGCACCTCGGGGCGGGCCGTCCCGGACACCGAGGTGAAGGTGGTCGGGGCGGACAGGGTGGCGCTTCCGCCCGGGGCGCCCGGCGAGATCCTGGTGCGCGGCTATCAGGTGATGTCCGGCTACTTCGAGGACCCGGAGGCCACGAAGCGGGCCGTCGACGCCGACGGCTGGTTGCACACCGGCGACGTCGGGGTGCTGGACGCGGACGGCAACCTGCGGGTCACCGACCGGGTGAAGGACATGTTCGTCGTGGGCGGCTTCAACGCCTACCCCGCCGAGATAGAGCGGGTGCTGGCCCGGCATCCGGGGATAGCGGAGGTCGCGGTCGTGGGTGTGGCGGATGCCCGGCTCGGCGAGGTGGGCAAGGCGTTCGCCGTACGGCGCGGAGCCGTCACGGCCGAGGAGCTCATCGCCTGGGCGCGCCGGGAGATGGCGAACTACAAGGTGCCGCGCGAGGTGGAGTTCGTACCGGAGCTGCCGCGCAACGCCTCGGGCAAGGTGCTCAAGCGGCTGCTGCGCGAGCGCGCCGCCTCGCCGGCCGGCGGCCGTAGAAGCGACGGCCATGGGCAGAAGCGACGGTCTTAG
- a CDS encoding LLM class flavin-dependent oxidoreductase translates to MEFGIFVQGYVPASRSRTDPAAEHHALMEEAEYVVQADRSGFKYAWVTEHHFLEEYSHLSANDVFLGYLAHATDHIHLGSGIFNPLPQVNHPVKVAEKAAMLDHLSGGRFEFGTGRGAGSHEILAFLPGTTDMNATREIWEETIAEFPKMWCQEEYEGFRGKHWSLPPRKVLPKPYGPSHPAMWYAAGSPSSYAMAARKGLGVLGFSVQKVSDMEWVLDSYKSVIGEAEPVGGFVNDNVMVTSTAICAETHQKAVEIAASGGLNRLQSLLFRYHDTFPRPEGIPEWPELLPEYTEDIIELLIAEELMICGDPDEVLRQCERWERAGADQLVFGLPVGIPYEDTITTLQLIGEHVIPKIDTDPVHRTTRFRRAAAGA, encoded by the coding sequence GTGGAATTCGGGATCTTCGTGCAGGGGTACGTACCGGCGAGCCGCTCGCGGACCGATCCCGCGGCCGAGCACCACGCGTTGATGGAGGAGGCCGAATACGTCGTTCAGGCCGACCGGTCGGGCTTCAAGTACGCCTGGGTCACCGAGCACCACTTCCTGGAGGAGTACTCCCACCTCTCGGCCAACGACGTCTTCCTCGGCTACCTCGCCCACGCCACCGACCACATCCACCTCGGCTCCGGCATCTTCAACCCGCTTCCCCAGGTCAACCACCCGGTGAAGGTGGCCGAGAAGGCCGCCATGCTCGACCACCTCTCCGGCGGCCGCTTCGAGTTCGGCACCGGCCGCGGTGCGGGCAGCCACGAGATCCTGGCCTTCCTGCCGGGCACCACCGACATGAACGCCACCCGGGAGATCTGGGAGGAGACGATCGCGGAGTTCCCGAAGATGTGGTGCCAGGAGGAGTACGAGGGCTTCCGCGGCAAGCACTGGTCCCTGCCCCCGCGCAAGGTCCTGCCCAAGCCGTACGGCCCGTCGCACCCCGCCATGTGGTACGCCGCCGGGTCGCCCTCCTCCTACGCGATGGCGGCCCGCAAGGGACTCGGCGTGCTCGGCTTCAGCGTGCAGAAGGTCTCCGACATGGAGTGGGTCCTCGACTCCTACAAGTCGGTGATCGGCGAGGCCGAGCCCGTCGGCGGCTTCGTCAACGACAACGTGATGGTCACGTCCACCGCCATCTGCGCCGAGACGCACCAGAAGGCCGTCGAGATCGCCGCGAGCGGCGGCCTCAACCGCCTCCAGTCCCTGCTCTTCCGCTACCACGACACGTTCCCGCGCCCCGAGGGCATCCCCGAGTGGCCCGAGCTGCTGCCCGAGTACACCGAGGACATCATCGAGCTGCTCATCGCCGAGGAGCTGATGATCTGCGGCGACCCGGACGAGGTGCTGCGGCAGTGCGAGCGCTGGGAGCGGGCCGGCGCCGACCAGCTCGTCTTCGGGCTGCCCGTGGGGATCCCGTACGAGGACACGATCACCACGCTCCAGCTGATCGGCGAGCACGTCATCCCGAAGATCGACACGGACCCCGTCCACCGCACCACGCGCTTCCGCCGGGCCGCCGCCGGAGCCTGA